Proteins encoded together in one Ictidomys tridecemlineatus isolate mIctTri1 chromosome 3, mIctTri1.hap1, whole genome shotgun sequence window:
- the Cct6b gene encoding T-complex protein 1 subunit zeta-2 isoform X3: MQIQHPTASLIAKVATAQDDITGDGTTSNVLIIGELLKQADLYISEGLHPRIIAEGFEAAKIKALDVLEEVKVKKEMKREILLDVARTSLRTKVHAELANVLTEAVVDSVLAVRRPGYPIDLFMVEIVEMKHKAGTDTQLIRGLVLDHGARHPDMKKQVRDAFILTCNVSLEYEKTEVNSGFFYKTAEEKEKLVKAERKFIEDRVQKIIDLKEKVCSETNKGFVVINQKGIDPFSLDVLAKHGIVALRRAKRRNMERLSLACGGVAVNSLEDLNAECLGHAGLVYEYTLGEEKFTFIEDCVNPRSVTLLVKGPNKHTLTQIKDALRDGLRAIKNAIEDGCVVPGAGAVEVAIAEALVKHKHSVKGRARLGVQAFADALLIIPKVLAQNSGYDLQETLVKIQAEHSESKQLVGIDLNTGESMVPADTGVWDNYCVKKQLLHSCTVIATNILLVDEIMRAGMSSLKG; encoded by the exons ATG CAAATTCAACACCCAACAGCTTCCTTGATAGCAAAAGTTGCAACAGCACAGGATGACATCACAGGAGATGGTACTACTTCAAATGTTCTAATTATTGGAGAGTTATTAAAACAAGCTGATCTTTACATTTCTGAG GGCCTGCACCCTAGAATAATAGCAGAAGGATTTGAAGCTGCAAAGATAAAAGCACTTGATGTTTTGGAGGAAGTTAAAGTAAAAAAGGAGATGAAAAGAGAAATCCTCTTGGATGTGGCTAGAACATCTCTACGGACGAAAGTTCATGCAGAACTGGCTAATGTGTTAACAGAG GCTGTGGTGGATTCCGTATTGGCTGTTAGAAGACCAGGTTATCCTATTGATCTCTTCATGGTGGAAATAGTGGAGATGAAGCATAAAGCAGGAACAGATACACA GTTGATCCGAGGATTAGTTTTGGATCATGGTGCCCGTCATCCAGATATGAAGAAGCAAGTAAGAGATGCATTTATTCTTACTTGCAATGTGTCACTAGAATATGAAAAAAC aGAGGTGAACTCTGGTTTCTTTTACAAGActgcagaagagaaagagaaattggtAAAAGCTGAAAGGAAATTTATTGAAGATAGAGTACAAAAAATAATAGACCTGAAAGAGAAAGTCTGTTCTGAGACCAATAAAGGATTTGTTGTCATTAATCAAAAg GGAATTGATCCATTTTCCTTAGATGTTCTTGCAAAACATGGAATAGTAGCTCTTCGTAGagccaaaagaagaaatatggaaaG ACTCTCTCTTGCTTGTGGTGGAGTGGCTGTGAATTCTCTTGAAGACCTAAATGCAGAATGCTTGGGACATGCTGGTCTTGTATATGAGTACACACTA GGTGAAGAAAAGTTCACTTTTATTGAGGACTGTGTTAACCCTCGCTCTGTCACCTTGTTGGTCAAAGGACCAAATAAGCATACTCTTACACAAATCAAGGATGCCCTAAGAGATGGACTTCGTGCCATCAAAAATGCCATTGAAGATG GTTGTGTGGTTCCAGGGGCTGGTGCAGTTGAAGTGGCAATAGCTGAAGCTCTTGTTAAGCACAAGCACAGTGTAAAGGGAAGAGCTCGTCTTGGAGTCCAAGCTTTTGCTGATGCCTTACTCATTATTCCCAAG gTTCTGGCTCAGAATTCTGGTTATGACTTGCAGGAAACACTAGTAAAAATTCAGGCTGAGCATTCAGAATCAAAGCAACTGGTTGGCATAGATTTGAATACAg GGGAGTCAATGGTACCAGCAGATACAGGAGTCTGGGATAATTATTGTGTGAAAAAACAACTTCTTCACTCTTG CACAGTGATTGCCACCAACATTCTCCTGGTTGATGAAATTATGCGAGCTGGGATGTCTTCTCTCAAAGGGTGA
- the Cct6b gene encoding T-complex protein 1 subunit zeta-2 isoform X1: MAAIKAINSKAEVARAQAALAVNICAARGLQDVLRTNLGPKGTMKMLVSGAGDIKLTKDGNVLLHEMQIQHPTASLIAKVATAQDDITGDGTTSNVLIIGELLKQADLYISEGLHPRIIAEGFEAAKIKALDVLEEVKVKKEMKREILLDVARTSLRTKVHAELANVLTEAVVDSVLAVRRPGYPIDLFMVEIVEMKHKAGTDTQLIRGLVLDHGARHPDMKKQVRDAFILTCNVSLEYEKTEVNSGFFYKTAEEKEKLVKAERKFIEDRVQKIIDLKEKVCSETNKGFVVINQKGIDPFSLDVLAKHGIVALRRAKRRNMERLSLACGGVAVNSLEDLNAECLGHAGLVYEYTLGEEKFTFIEDCVNPRSVTLLVKGPNKHTLTQIKDALRDGLRAIKNAIEDGCVVPGAGAVEVAIAEALVKHKHSVKGRARLGVQAFADALLIIPKVLAQNSGYDLQETLVKIQAEHSESKQLVGIDLNTGESMVPADTGVWDNYCVKKQLLHSCTVIATNILLVDEIMRAGMSSLKG; encoded by the exons GCTTGTTTCTGGTGCCGGTGACATCAAACTCACCAAAGATGGCAATGTACTGCTTCATGAGATG CAAATTCAACACCCAACAGCTTCCTTGATAGCAAAAGTTGCAACAGCACAGGATGACATCACAGGAGATGGTACTACTTCAAATGTTCTAATTATTGGAGAGTTATTAAAACAAGCTGATCTTTACATTTCTGAG GGCCTGCACCCTAGAATAATAGCAGAAGGATTTGAAGCTGCAAAGATAAAAGCACTTGATGTTTTGGAGGAAGTTAAAGTAAAAAAGGAGATGAAAAGAGAAATCCTCTTGGATGTGGCTAGAACATCTCTACGGACGAAAGTTCATGCAGAACTGGCTAATGTGTTAACAGAG GCTGTGGTGGATTCCGTATTGGCTGTTAGAAGACCAGGTTATCCTATTGATCTCTTCATGGTGGAAATAGTGGAGATGAAGCATAAAGCAGGAACAGATACACA GTTGATCCGAGGATTAGTTTTGGATCATGGTGCCCGTCATCCAGATATGAAGAAGCAAGTAAGAGATGCATTTATTCTTACTTGCAATGTGTCACTAGAATATGAAAAAAC aGAGGTGAACTCTGGTTTCTTTTACAAGActgcagaagagaaagagaaattggtAAAAGCTGAAAGGAAATTTATTGAAGATAGAGTACAAAAAATAATAGACCTGAAAGAGAAAGTCTGTTCTGAGACCAATAAAGGATTTGTTGTCATTAATCAAAAg GGAATTGATCCATTTTCCTTAGATGTTCTTGCAAAACATGGAATAGTAGCTCTTCGTAGagccaaaagaagaaatatggaaaG ACTCTCTCTTGCTTGTGGTGGAGTGGCTGTGAATTCTCTTGAAGACCTAAATGCAGAATGCTTGGGACATGCTGGTCTTGTATATGAGTACACACTA GGTGAAGAAAAGTTCACTTTTATTGAGGACTGTGTTAACCCTCGCTCTGTCACCTTGTTGGTCAAAGGACCAAATAAGCATACTCTTACACAAATCAAGGATGCCCTAAGAGATGGACTTCGTGCCATCAAAAATGCCATTGAAGATG GTTGTGTGGTTCCAGGGGCTGGTGCAGTTGAAGTGGCAATAGCTGAAGCTCTTGTTAAGCACAAGCACAGTGTAAAGGGAAGAGCTCGTCTTGGAGTCCAAGCTTTTGCTGATGCCTTACTCATTATTCCCAAG gTTCTGGCTCAGAATTCTGGTTATGACTTGCAGGAAACACTAGTAAAAATTCAGGCTGAGCATTCAGAATCAAAGCAACTGGTTGGCATAGATTTGAATACAg GGGAGTCAATGGTACCAGCAGATACAGGAGTCTGGGATAATTATTGTGTGAAAAAACAACTTCTTCACTCTTG CACAGTGATTGCCACCAACATTCTCCTGGTTGATGAAATTATGCGAGCTGGGATGTCTTCTCTCAAAGGGTGA
- the Cct6b gene encoding T-complex protein 1 subunit zeta-2 isoform X2: protein MAAIKAINSKAEVARAQAALAVNICAARGLQDVLRTNLGPKGTMKMLVSGAGDIKLTKDGNVLLHEMGLHPRIIAEGFEAAKIKALDVLEEVKVKKEMKREILLDVARTSLRTKVHAELANVLTEAVVDSVLAVRRPGYPIDLFMVEIVEMKHKAGTDTQLIRGLVLDHGARHPDMKKQVRDAFILTCNVSLEYEKTEVNSGFFYKTAEEKEKLVKAERKFIEDRVQKIIDLKEKVCSETNKGFVVINQKGIDPFSLDVLAKHGIVALRRAKRRNMERLSLACGGVAVNSLEDLNAECLGHAGLVYEYTLGEEKFTFIEDCVNPRSVTLLVKGPNKHTLTQIKDALRDGLRAIKNAIEDGCVVPGAGAVEVAIAEALVKHKHSVKGRARLGVQAFADALLIIPKVLAQNSGYDLQETLVKIQAEHSESKQLVGIDLNTGESMVPADTGVWDNYCVKKQLLHSCTVIATNILLVDEIMRAGMSSLKG from the exons GCTTGTTTCTGGTGCCGGTGACATCAAACTCACCAAAGATGGCAATGTACTGCTTCATGAGATG GGCCTGCACCCTAGAATAATAGCAGAAGGATTTGAAGCTGCAAAGATAAAAGCACTTGATGTTTTGGAGGAAGTTAAAGTAAAAAAGGAGATGAAAAGAGAAATCCTCTTGGATGTGGCTAGAACATCTCTACGGACGAAAGTTCATGCAGAACTGGCTAATGTGTTAACAGAG GCTGTGGTGGATTCCGTATTGGCTGTTAGAAGACCAGGTTATCCTATTGATCTCTTCATGGTGGAAATAGTGGAGATGAAGCATAAAGCAGGAACAGATACACA GTTGATCCGAGGATTAGTTTTGGATCATGGTGCCCGTCATCCAGATATGAAGAAGCAAGTAAGAGATGCATTTATTCTTACTTGCAATGTGTCACTAGAATATGAAAAAAC aGAGGTGAACTCTGGTTTCTTTTACAAGActgcagaagagaaagagaaattggtAAAAGCTGAAAGGAAATTTATTGAAGATAGAGTACAAAAAATAATAGACCTGAAAGAGAAAGTCTGTTCTGAGACCAATAAAGGATTTGTTGTCATTAATCAAAAg GGAATTGATCCATTTTCCTTAGATGTTCTTGCAAAACATGGAATAGTAGCTCTTCGTAGagccaaaagaagaaatatggaaaG ACTCTCTCTTGCTTGTGGTGGAGTGGCTGTGAATTCTCTTGAAGACCTAAATGCAGAATGCTTGGGACATGCTGGTCTTGTATATGAGTACACACTA GGTGAAGAAAAGTTCACTTTTATTGAGGACTGTGTTAACCCTCGCTCTGTCACCTTGTTGGTCAAAGGACCAAATAAGCATACTCTTACACAAATCAAGGATGCCCTAAGAGATGGACTTCGTGCCATCAAAAATGCCATTGAAGATG GTTGTGTGGTTCCAGGGGCTGGTGCAGTTGAAGTGGCAATAGCTGAAGCTCTTGTTAAGCACAAGCACAGTGTAAAGGGAAGAGCTCGTCTTGGAGTCCAAGCTTTTGCTGATGCCTTACTCATTATTCCCAAG gTTCTGGCTCAGAATTCTGGTTATGACTTGCAGGAAACACTAGTAAAAATTCAGGCTGAGCATTCAGAATCAAAGCAACTGGTTGGCATAGATTTGAATACAg GGGAGTCAATGGTACCAGCAGATACAGGAGTCTGGGATAATTATTGTGTGAAAAAACAACTTCTTCACTCTTG CACAGTGATTGCCACCAACATTCTCCTGGTTGATGAAATTATGCGAGCTGGGATGTCTTCTCTCAAAGGGTGA